The following proteins are encoded in a genomic region of Sphaeramia orbicularis chromosome 2, fSphaOr1.1, whole genome shotgun sequence:
- the lipt1 gene encoding lipoyl amidotransferase LIPT1, mitochondrial, with product MMSNVRRMVSLFKGVCRTRTCPVHTWTSGAGLVLQSRSTDVFQNLALEDWIEANVDLRQRGVLLLWRNRPAVVIGRHQNPWTECDLQAATKAGIHVARRRSGGGTVFHDLGNLNLTFFTSKKNYDRRRNLKMITDALRRVRPELDVQATDRLDIVLNGHLKISGTASRLRRDSSYHHCTLLHSADRSALSAVLRPSTSGIHSNATPSVPSPVANLVDHAPTLQWEELLEALVDQYNEEFGCTSALTSIDPSDEASFPGIGLFVSELSSWEWTFGKTPKFSVRTVLDLSEHRSAQLHLEVKNGLVASCQVLVPPDWIPQSLADQLSQVLVGERFCRHGAAAAAVSTLLRLDGTGGRLEELSKAVLRAMG from the exons ATGATGTCAAACGTCAGACGGATGGTGTCGCTCTTTAAAG GTGTTTGTCGGACCAGGACCTGCCCGGTTCACACCTGGACCAGTGGGGCGGGGCTGGTCCTGCAGTCCCGGTCCACAGATGTGTTCCAGAACCTGGCCCTGGAGGACTGGATCGAGGCCAACGTGGACCTGCGGCAGCGCGGCGTCCTGCTGCTGTGGAGGAACCGACCGGCCGTGGTCATTGGCCGACACCAGAACCCCTGGACCGAGTGCGACCTACAAGCGGCCACGAAGGCCGGGATCCACGTGGCCCGGAGGCGGAGCGGAGGCGGGACCGTCTTCCACGACCTGGGGAACCTGAACCTGACCTTCTTCACCTCCAAGAAGAACTACGACCGGCGGCGGAACCTGAAGATGATCACTGACGCCCTGAGGAGGGTGCGGCCGGAGCTGGACGTCCAGGCCACCGACAGACTGGACATCGTACTCAACGGACACCTGAAGATTTCAG GCACTGCATCCAGACTCCGCAGGGACTCCTCCTACCATCATTGTACCCTCCTCCACTCTGCTGATCGTTCCGCCCTCTCCGCTGTGCTCCGCCCCTCCACTTCCGGTATCCATAGCAATGCAACACCCAGCGTCCCCTCACCTGTGGCCAACCTGGTGGACCACGCCCCCACGCTGCAGTGGGAGGAGCTACTGGAGGCTCTGGTTGACCAGTACAATGAAG aATTCGGCTGTACATCTGCGTTGACGTCCATCGATCCGTCAGATGAGGCTTCGTTTCCTGGAATCGGTCTTTTTGTGTCGGAGCTGAGCAGCTGGGAGTGGACGTTTGGTAAAACTCCTAAATTCAGCGTCCGGACAGTTCTGGATCTGTCGGAGCACCGCTCGGCTCAGCTCCACCTGGAGGTGAAAAACGGGCTGGTGGCGTCCTGCCAAGTCCTGGTTCCTCCGGACTGGATCCCCCAGAGCCTGGCTGACCAGCTGAGCCAGGTCCTGGTCGGGGAGCGCTTCTGCCGACACGGGGCCGCCGCCGCTGCTGTCAGCACTCTGCTCCGATTGGACGGGACGGGCGGCCGGCTGGAGGAACTGAGCAAGGCGGTGCTGAGGGCGATGGGCTGA
- the LOC115432866 gene encoding uncharacterized protein C1orf115: protein MDPEDETTDALPGTKTRQKTSKDVHFSFLPEKYEPLIEDEDERETQETRRRKEEKKKRKKRRYKKYRKNMGKALRFTWRCLVAGLQNMMSAYSTPVAAAVSVATAAHKA, encoded by the exons ATGGACCCTGAGGACGAGACGACCGACGCTCTTCCAGGAACGAAGACCAGGCAGAAGACGTCCAAGGACGTCCACTTCAGTTTCCTGCCCGAAAAATATGAACCTCTGATCGAAGACGAGGACGAACGAGAGACGCAGGAGACgagaaggaggaaggaggagaagaagaagaggaagaagaggaggtacAAGAAGTACAGGAAG AACATGGGGAAGGCGTTGCGGTTCACCTGGCGATGCCTGGTTGCCGGGTTACAGAACATGATGTCTGCCTACTCTACGCCGGTCGCCGCTGCTGTGTCGGTGGCGACTGCCGctcacaaggcatga
- the eif5b gene encoding eukaryotic translation initiation factor 5B — protein MGKKQKKSGEDSAKDDSVDIDALAAEIEGAGASKETKGKKKKKGAKKDDFDEDDILKELEELSLETHGGKQPDPAEEVESIEPPKPEKKKTRKGKKGGASPEDEEGDEGEAQAVNERNGEQKEQKKTPPSDSDDDSGSQPRLKTKEGKKGGKKAPASDDDEDDHDEGLKKGGGKEDDGDGDEDEDEFTSRRDKKKKNKGKAKADSDEEEEPEEDGGFKMKTAAQKKAEKKERDRKKKEEERLKQKKMKEKEQEKKTEATPTQTAPPPPVAAATAAAAAAEEQEEAEPAAEEEAEGDKKKKDKKKKKGEKEEKEKKKGPSKATVKAMQEALAKMKEEEERLKREEEERQRRLEELEKQRLEQERLEQERKEKKKQKDKERKERLKREGKLLTKTQREAKARAEATLKMLQAQGVEVPSKDSVPKKKPVYGDKRKKKPNAQSPEETSEVTSPTSETPEPVAMETEAETPATEPEVKPDAAVDNWEAIASDEEKELKKVHIEVKEEMAAPPQPTGSEEEEDEDEEEEEDDEDEEESEEEEVEEKEVTAVGQAKRKPAAKESDDDSSESDDDDGRTKEERLYDRAKRRIEKRRVENLKNIDLERLRAPVVCVLGHVDTGKTKILDKLRHTHVQDGEAGGITQQIGATNVPRETIEEQTKMVKNFDKENLKIPGMLIIDTPGHESFSNLRNRGSSLCDIAILVVDIMHGLEPQTLESINLLKEKKCPFIVALNKIDRLYDWKKSPDTDVVATLKKQKKNTKDEFDERAKAVIVEFAQQGLNAALFYENKDPRTFVSLVPTSAHSGDGMGNLIALLVELTQTMLARRLAHCDELRAQVMEVKALPGMGTTIDVILINGRLREGETIIVPGVEGPIVTQIRGLLLPPPLKELRVKNQYEKHKEVSTSQGVKILGKDLEKALAGLPLLVAHKDDEIPVLRDDLVRELKQTLSSIKLEEKGVYVQASTLGSLEALLEFLRTSKVPYAGINIGPVHKKDVMKASTMLEHDPQYAVILAFDVKVERESQEMADSLGVRIFSAEIIYHLFDAFTKYREDYKKAKQEEFKHVAVFPAKIRVLPQFIFNSRDPIVMGVSVEAGVLRQGTPLCVPSKAFVDIGVVTSIEINHKPVEVAKKGQEICIKIEPIPGESPKMYGRHFEATDIIVSKITRASIDALKNWFRDEMQKSDWQLIMELKKTFEII, from the exons ATGgggaagaaacagaagaaatccGGGGAGGACAG TGCCAAAGACGACAGCGTTGACATCGATGCTTTGGCGGCCGAGATCGAAGGAGCCGGAGCCTCCAAGGAGACgaaagggaagaagaagaagaaaggagccAAAAAAGACGACTTTGA TGAAGATGACATCCTGAAGGAACTGGAGGAACTGTCTCTGGAGACTCATGGAGGAAAG CAACCTGACCCCGCTGAGGAGGTGGAGAGCATCGAGCCTCCAAaaccagagaagaagaagacCAGGAAGGGCAAGAAGGGCGGCGCTAGTCCTGAGGATGAGGAGGGGGATGAAGGTGAAGCTCAGGCGGTAAACGAGAGGAACGGAGAACAGAAAGAGCAGAAGAAG ACTCCGCCTTCTGACTCGGACGATGACAGCGGGTCACAGCCCCGCCTCAAAaccaaagaaggaaagaaaggaggCAAGAAGGCTCCTGCATCCGACGACGACGAGGACGACCACGATGAAGGTCTGAAAAAAGGAGGAGGTAAGGAGGACGATGGGGACGGGGATGAAGACGAAGACGAGTTCACCTCCAGGagagacaagaagaagaagaacaaaggcAAGGCGAAGGCGGACAGCGACGAGGAGGAGGAGCCGGAGGAGGACGGAGGCTTCAAAATGAAGACGGCGGCGCAGAAGAAGGCGGAGAAGAAGGAGAGGGACcgcaagaagaaggaggaggagaggctgaagcagaagaagatgaaggagaaggAGCAAGAGAAGAAGACAGAGGCCACGCCCACTCAGACAGCACCGCCTCCTCCCGTagccgccgccaccgccgccgcTGCTGCCGCGGAGGAGCAGGAAGAGGCAGAGCCGGCGGCAGAAG aGGAGGCAGAAGGagacaagaagaagaaagacaagaagaagaagaaaggagagaaggaggagaaggagaagaagaaaggccCGAGTAAGGCCACGGTGAAGGCCATGCAGGAGGCTCTAGCCAAGATGAAGGAG GAGGAGGAACGgttgaagagggaggaggaggagcgccaGAGGAGGCTGGAGGAGCTGGAGAAGCAGAGGCTGGAACAG GAGCGTCTGGAgcaggagaggaaggagaagaagaagcagaaggacAAGGAGAGGAAGGAGCGTCTGAAGAGGGAGGGGAAGTTGTTGACCAAAACCCAGAGGGAGGCTAAGGCCCGGGCTGAGGCCACGCTCAAGATGCTGCAGGCTCAGG GTGTGGAAGTGCCATCCAAAGACTCTGTGCCAAAGAAGAAACCGGTTTATGGagacaagaggaagaagaagccCAACGCTCAGAGTCCTGAAG AAACGTCCGAAGTCACTTCTCCAACGTCGGAGACCCCAGAGcctgttgccatggagacagaGGCGGAGACGCCAGCCACAGAACCAG AGGTGAAGCCGGATGCCGCCGTTGACAACTGGGAGGCCATCGCCAGCGATGAAGAGAAAG AGTTGAAGAAAGTCCACATCGAGGTGAAAGAGGAGATGGCGGCTCCTCCTCAGCCGACCGGCAGCGAAGAAGAGGAGgacgaagacgaggaggaggaggaggacgacgaggatgaggaggagagcgaggaggaggaggtggaggagaaggaggtgaCGGCGGTGGGTCAGGCCAAGAGGAAGCCGGCGGCGAAGGAGAGCGATGACGACAGCAGTGAGAGCGACGACGATGACGGGCGGACGAAGGAGGAACGTCTGTACGACCGAGCCAAGAGGAGGATCGAG AAACGGAGGGTGGAGAACCTGAAGAACATCGACTTGGAGCGGCTGAGGGCTCCGGTGGTCTGTGTGCTCGGACACGTCGACACCGGCAAGACCAAGATCCTGGACAAG CTACGACACACTCACGTTCAGGACGGCGAGGCTGGAGGAATCACGCAGCAGATTGGAGCAACAAATGTCCCAAGGGAGACGATCGAGGAGCAGacgaagatggtcaaaaat TTCGACAAAGAAAACCTGAAGATCCCTGGCATGTTAATCATCGACACACCTGGACACGAGTCCTTCAG TAACCTGAGGAACCGAGGCAGTTCCCTGTGCGACATCGCCATCCTGGTTGTGGACATTATGCACGGTTTGGAGCCTCAGACGCTCGAGTCCATCAACCTCCTGAAGGAGAAGAAGTGTCCCTTCATCGTCGCCCTCAACAAG ATCGATCGTCTGTACGACTGGAAGAAAAGCCCAGACACAGACGTCGTGGCCACactgaagaaacagaagaagaacacCAAGGACGAGTTTGACGAGCGAGCCAAGGCCGTCATCGTAGAGTTTGCTCAGCAG GGTCTTAACGCCGCCTTGTTCTACGAGAACAAAGACCCAAGGACGTTCGTCTCGTTGGTTCCCACCTCAGCCCACAGTGGTGACGGGATGGGAAACCTCATTGCGCTATTGGTGGAGCTGACCCAGACGATGTTAGCCCGGCGACTAGCGCACTGCGATGAACTGCGAGCTCAGGTCATGGAG GTGAAAGCTCTGCCTGGAATGGGAACCACGATAGACGTCATCCTGATCAACGGACGACTTCGGGAAGGAGAGACCATCATCGTCCCCGGAGTGGAAGGACCAATCGTAACGCAGATCAGGGGGCTTCTGCTGCCGCCGCCCCTTAAGGAGCTCAGAGTCAAG AATCAGTACGAGAAGCACAAGGAGGTGTCGACGTCTCAGGGTGTGAAGATTCTGGGTAAAGACCTGGAGAAGGCGTTGGCAGGGCTCCCCCTGCTGGTGGCTCATAAGGACGACGAGATCCCAGTCCTGAGG GATGACCTGGTACGGGAGCTCAAACAGACTCTGAGCTCCATCAAACTGGAGGAGAAGGGAGTTTATGTCCAGGCGTCCACCCTGGGATCCCTGGAGGCTCTGCTGGAGTTCCTCCGGACCTCCAAAGTCCCT TACGCCGGAATCAACATTGGTCCAGTCCATAAGAAGGACGTGATGAAGGCGTCCACCATGTTGGAGCATGATCCACA GTACGCCGTCATCCTGGCGTTTGACGTGAAGGTGGAACGGGAGAGTCAGGAGATGGCCGACAGCCTGGGAGTTCGCATCTTCTCGGCCGAAATCATCTACCATCTGTTCGACGCCTTCACCAAGTACAGAGAAGACTACAAGAAGGCCAAGCAGGAGGAGTTCAA acatGTGGCGGTTTTCCCCGCGAAGATCCGTGTTCTCCCTCAGTTCATCTTTAACTCCAGAGACCCCATCGTCATGGGAGTGTCCGTGGAGGCCGGAGTCCTGAGGCAGGGAACGCCGCTCTGCGTCCCCAGCAAAGCG
- the LOC115432524 gene encoding uncharacterized protein LOC115432524 isoform X1, translated as MMSDMWAFPSCSSPPIMHQVVRNHGNHHLTQVSSPQLLPSCLAQGPGLENADWTRSQLPSQFPSMPSGYTYCDQNQDLDHLDLHLQTHTQTQTQFGCGLSCDPLQSEVFSFPDPQCLLSTGPDVDPWGALEPVQTQGQSSGLGSVSGEVDPIRWRSTEFSSGLTDNFYNPLSEFYPNSYHDDGATQPFCSPSTPGPSPHYPQAPFVSSPGPRISPAFHTQDTTLPFPMTSNPGRHRLPPIQDRAGPRWSDGGGEADWTGIRGGSAGSEAADCRLLCSVCNRDFHSLPALNGHMRSHGGCRSTSRTNQNQDTPPPVPVPTPTPMPTPLPAPTPAPVSVVMPVSVPVRSKRGGGCVQRRRSRAASVGGAVLYSSLMRCLISEEEGGGLDGTLRPPC; from the exons ATGATGTCTGACATGTGGGCGTTTCCCTCCTGTTCGTCACCTCCCATCATGCACCAGGTGGTCAGAAACCATGGTAACCATCATCTCACCCAG GTTTCATCCCCTCAGCTCCTCCCATCCTGCCTTGCTCAGGGTCCTGGTCTGGAAAACGCAGACTGGACCCGGTCTCAGCTCCCCTCTCAGTTTCCCAGCATGCCCAGCGGCTACACCTACTGCGACCAG aaccaggacctggaTCACCTGGATCTCCACCTGCAGACCcacacccagacccagacccagttcGGTTGCGGTCTGAGCTGTGACCCCCTCCAGTCCGAGGTCTTCTCTTTTCCAGATCCACAATGTCTCCTGTCCACCGGTCCAGACGTAGACCCCTGGGGGGCCTTGGAGCCGGTTCAGACCCAGGGGCAGAGCTCTGGTCTGGGCTCGGTGTCGGGAGAAGTAGACCCAATAAGGTGGAGGTCCACGGAGTTCAGCTCAGGACTGACCGACAACTTCTACAACCCTTTGTCAGAG ttcTACCCCAACAGTTACCATGACGATGGCGCCACCCAGCCCTTCTGCAGCCCGTCGACCCCAGGGCCCAGTCCACATTACCCACAAGCCCCGTTCGTCTCCAGTCCCGGTCCTCGGATCAGCCCCGCCTTCCACACACAAGACACGACCCTCCCCTTCCCCATGACCTCCAACCCCGGCCGCCATCGCCTGCCGCCGATCCAGGACCGGGCGGGGCCGAGGTGGAGCGATGGCGGAGGCGAAGCGGACTGGACGGGG ATCCGTGGTGGAAGCGCTGGATCCGAAGCCGCCGACTGCAG GTTGTTGTGTTCGGTGTGTAACCGTGACTTCCACAGCCTCCCGGCGTTGAACGGTCACATGCGATCCCACGGCGGTTGTCGATCCACGTCCAGGACCAACCAG AACCAGGACACGCCCCCACCTGTACCTGTGCCCACGCCTACGCCCATGCCCACGCCCCTGCCTGCCCCCACCCCGGCCCCCGTCTCCGTGGTGATGCCGGTCTCAGTGCCAGTTCGCTCCAAAAGGGGTGGCGGTTGCGTCCAGAGGAGGCGGAGTCGTGCAGCTTCAGTGGGCGGCGCTGTTCTGTACAGCAGCCTCATGCGCTGTCTCATCTCTGAGGAAGAAGGGGGCGGGCTGGACGGTACACTCCGCCCCCCATGCTGA
- the LOC115432524 gene encoding uncharacterized protein LOC115432524 isoform X2: MMSDMWAFPSCSSPPIMHQVVRNHGNHHLTQVSSPQLLPSCLAQGPGLENADWTRSQLPSQFPSMPSGYTYCDQNQDLDHLDLHLQTHTQTQTQFGCGLSCDPLQSEVFSFPDPQCLLSTGPDVDPWGALEPVQTQGQSSGLGSVSGEVDPIRWRSTEFSSGLTDNFYNPLSEFYPNSYHDDGATQPFCSPSTPGPSPHYPQAPFVSSPGPRISPAFHTQDTTLPFPMTSNPGRHRLPPIQDRAGPRWSDGGGEADWTGIRGGSAGSEAADCSLPALNGHMRSHGGCRSTSRTNQNQDTPPPVPVPTPTPMPTPLPAPTPAPVSVVMPVSVPVRSKRGGGCVQRRRSRAASVGGAVLYSSLMRCLISEEEGGGLDGTLRPPC; this comes from the exons ATGATGTCTGACATGTGGGCGTTTCCCTCCTGTTCGTCACCTCCCATCATGCACCAGGTGGTCAGAAACCATGGTAACCATCATCTCACCCAG GTTTCATCCCCTCAGCTCCTCCCATCCTGCCTTGCTCAGGGTCCTGGTCTGGAAAACGCAGACTGGACCCGGTCTCAGCTCCCCTCTCAGTTTCCCAGCATGCCCAGCGGCTACACCTACTGCGACCAG aaccaggacctggaTCACCTGGATCTCCACCTGCAGACCcacacccagacccagacccagttcGGTTGCGGTCTGAGCTGTGACCCCCTCCAGTCCGAGGTCTTCTCTTTTCCAGATCCACAATGTCTCCTGTCCACCGGTCCAGACGTAGACCCCTGGGGGGCCTTGGAGCCGGTTCAGACCCAGGGGCAGAGCTCTGGTCTGGGCTCGGTGTCGGGAGAAGTAGACCCAATAAGGTGGAGGTCCACGGAGTTCAGCTCAGGACTGACCGACAACTTCTACAACCCTTTGTCAGAG ttcTACCCCAACAGTTACCATGACGATGGCGCCACCCAGCCCTTCTGCAGCCCGTCGACCCCAGGGCCCAGTCCACATTACCCACAAGCCCCGTTCGTCTCCAGTCCCGGTCCTCGGATCAGCCCCGCCTTCCACACACAAGACACGACCCTCCCCTTCCCCATGACCTCCAACCCCGGCCGCCATCGCCTGCCGCCGATCCAGGACCGGGCGGGGCCGAGGTGGAGCGATGGCGGAGGCGAAGCGGACTGGACGGGG ATCCGTGGTGGAAGCGCTGGATCCGAAGCCGCCGACTGCAG CCTCCCGGCGTTGAACGGTCACATGCGATCCCACGGCGGTTGTCGATCCACGTCCAGGACCAACCAG AACCAGGACACGCCCCCACCTGTACCTGTGCCCACGCCTACGCCCATGCCCACGCCCCTGCCTGCCCCCACCCCGGCCCCCGTCTCCGTGGTGATGCCGGTCTCAGTGCCAGTTCGCTCCAAAAGGGGTGGCGGTTGCGTCCAGAGGAGGCGGAGTCGTGCAGCTTCAGTGGGCGGCGCTGTTCTGTACAGCAGCCTCATGCGCTGTCTCATCTCTGAGGAAGAAGGGGGCGGGCTGGACGGTACACTCCGCCCCCCATGCTGA